From Ramlibacter tataouinensis, the proteins below share one genomic window:
- the tagH gene encoding type VI secretion system-associated FHA domain protein TagH: MIALRVTRRPGASEPDATALPLPPGDLIIGRAEDCGLVLADPLRLVSRQHAQVMVDGDSARVRCVSSSAPLWVNDQQLEPGAERPLSVGDCLRIGRFDLAVEPVAAEAVHRSRLERWFDLDGAPDPLAAGSSLPPLAASPQAPAPGAVVSWQTSRHVLPKGAAMASAETVDAAAPPAPPAPQALTPPATAAATTVPLPPAPAKGAVAAGAPAARRGPRRSPDLSPELSELAAAFGRGAGLRADVAQLTPEWMEHLGALMRATAEGTLALLQSRAIAKRHMRAEGTHIAPRQNNPLKFSPDATEALTRMLQRDGSPGFLEPVAALHDAHRDLLVHQVAMVAGMRAAVFELFSRLGPEAAEEAEGPAHGMARLPWLRAEALWERHRLQHAELLEHLDDDFDTIFGREFLRAYEAQSRADAGANPTLPEPPWTGAR; encoded by the coding sequence GCGCCGGCCCGGCGCCTCCGAACCCGACGCGACGGCGCTGCCGCTGCCGCCCGGAGACCTCATCATCGGCCGCGCCGAGGATTGCGGGCTGGTGCTGGCCGACCCCCTGCGCCTGGTCTCGCGCCAGCATGCGCAAGTGATGGTGGACGGCGATTCGGCACGCGTGCGCTGCGTCAGCAGCAGCGCGCCCTTGTGGGTGAACGACCAGCAGCTCGAACCCGGCGCGGAGCGGCCCTTGTCCGTCGGCGACTGCCTGCGCATCGGCCGGTTCGATCTCGCCGTCGAGCCGGTGGCCGCCGAGGCCGTGCATCGCTCGCGCCTGGAGCGCTGGTTCGACCTGGATGGCGCGCCCGATCCGCTGGCGGCCGGATCTTCGCTGCCGCCGCTGGCAGCTTCGCCGCAGGCACCGGCGCCCGGCGCCGTGGTGTCCTGGCAAACGAGCCGGCATGTGCTGCCCAAGGGCGCGGCCATGGCGTCGGCCGAAACGGTCGACGCCGCCGCGCCCCCGGCGCCCCCGGCGCCGCAGGCGCTGACCCCGCCGGCGACTGCTGCGGCAACGACGGTGCCGCTGCCCCCCGCACCGGCCAAAGGCGCGGTGGCCGCGGGCGCACCTGCCGCGCGGCGAGGGCCTCGCCGTTCGCCAGACCTGTCGCCCGAACTGAGTGAGCTGGCCGCGGCGTTCGGCCGCGGCGCCGGCCTGCGCGCCGATGTGGCGCAGCTCACGCCGGAATGGATGGAGCACCTGGGCGCGTTGATGCGGGCGACGGCCGAAGGCACGCTGGCGTTGCTGCAGAGCCGTGCGATCGCCAAGCGGCACATGCGCGCCGAGGGCACGCACATCGCGCCGCGCCAGAACAACCCGCTGAAGTTCTCGCCGGATGCGACCGAGGCCCTGACCCGCATGCTGCAGCGGGACGGCAGCCCCGGCTTCCTCGAGCCCGTGGCCGCGCTGCACGACGCGCACCGCGACCTGCTGGTGCACCAGGTGGCGATGGTGGCCGGCATGCGCGCGGCGGTGTTCGAGCTGTTCTCCCGGCTGGGTCCGGAGGCGGCCGAGGAAGCGGAAGGGCCGGCGCACGGCATGGCGCGCCTGCCGTGGCTGCGCGCCGAGGCGCTCTGGGAGCGCCACCGCCTGCAGCATGCCGAGCTGCTCGAACATCTGGACGACGATTTCGACACCATCTTCGGGCGCGAATTCCTGCGC